In Microaerobacter geothermalis, the genomic stretch TATTATTGGCAGGAGGCATGTCTATTATTCCGGTCTAACCTCAGTGGGAACCACGAAGCGGTAACCCTGCTCAGACAAGCTCTTAAGGATATCGTCCAAGGCTTGGGCGGTGATGGTTTTATCATGAAACAGGATATTTCCCCCATTGTGCATGGTGCTTAACACCTGTTTCGTGATTTCATCCGGAGCGGGAGCAGGTGTGTTCCAATCTAAAGAACCCACGGACCAGTTCATGGTCTGCATCCCCTCCTCTTTGATAACCTGCAAGGATATATCGGAGTTTTGGCCAAATGGAGGTCTGAAATATTTTGGACGCTCCCCGGTAACCTCTTCTATCAAATCGCTGACAGAAACGATTTCTTTACGCACCTGTTCAGGAGTCATTTTTCGCAGAAAATCATGCTCCCAGGTATGGTTTCCAAGCACATGTCCTCTATTGGCAATCTCTTCTAATAATGGCTTATTTCTTACCGCATAGATTCCATTGATAAACCAAATGGCTTTTGCATCATATTTGTCCAGTATATTTAAAATGTCCAATGTGGCATCTCCATATGGAGCATCATCGAAAGTTAACAAGACAATTTTCTTGTTGTTATTTTTGTCTACAGGATAGATGCGAAAATTATTGGGATTCACATAATATCTTTCATCTGCAGAGAGCTCATCTTCGGGGGGGTTGTCTTCAGAGGATTCTTCCGATTTTTCAGAGTCTGGGGTTTGCTTCTCTGTCACAGGATCAGGCTCTGCTATTGGTTTTGAGACGCCATCATTTTCTTTGGTGTTGTTTACTTTTGATGATTCAGGTGCAGCTGTTTCCCTTGTTTGATCTCCGCAACCGGAGATCATGAGAACGATGATTAAGATTGAGGTAAGAATCATTAAGAATTTTTTTGTCATTTGCTTTGGGCACCCTTTCTTTAGCAGTTCCTGCATACGATTTAATCTATATAGACGGAATTAAAGAATTCACTAAGGACTGCCTTCGAGTTCGTACTAAGCGGAAAGTCTAAAGAACGGAAATTGGCCCTCAAACTGACTCCACCCTTGAAATACCCAGATGTTTTTGAGGGCTCCATTCTTTAGACTTGAAGCGGGCCTGAATCACTTCTGTGACGAACTCGACAAGCGGACGTATGAATCTTTACTTCCACATCTAAATAATTAAAACTTCTTGGTTTATAGATAAATTCCTGCTGACATGGTAAAAGAAATTGATCGGTAAATTATTCCTAAACTTTTCATCTTAAATAAGCTGGGAAAAGCACATCAAACCCTGAATAACAAATATTATTGGGTTATGATTATGGTTTTTCATGTGATATAATATCACTATAGATACCTGAGTAATCTGTTAAATAAGAAGAACCAAATCTAGCAGAACAACATAATCTGTAGTACCATTGGATGGCAAGGGAGGGGTCATCATGAAGGTTGAGCGTCTAAGTCAGGACAAGATTCGTTTTTTCCTTACCTTTGACGACCTCGTTGAGCGGGGAATAGAGAAGGAAGATATGTGGCGTGATGTTCCCAAGATTCATGAACTGTTTAATGAAATGATGGAACAGGCATACTATGAATTAGGATTCGAAGTTTATGGCCCCGTGGCTGTGGAAGTATTTGCCCTTCCGGCACAAGGCATGGTTGTTATCGTAACAAGAGGCAAATCGGAATCAGTTGACCGTGAAGAAGAAGATGAATTATATGAAATGCAAGTCACCCTTGAAGAGAGTGATTTGATTGTATACCGTTTTTCAGATTTTGAAGATGTAATTCAATTTGCCAAACGTATTGAGCATTATCCGATCGACGGCGGCAGTTTATATCATTACCAGAATGGTTATTATCTGGTATTTGATGAAATTGATTGGCCCGAAGATCAATTAAATAATGTCATTTCTATCCTTTCAGAATTTGGTGAGGCAAGTAATGTCACAACATTTGTACTGGATGAATATGGACAGTGCATCCTCAATGAAAATGCCATCGCCAAGATCTGTAACTATTTTTGATAACACAAAAGAAAGGCGTTGTTCTTTAAAAAACGGAAGGGTCATTTCCTTCCGTTTTTGGCAATTTCACGATCTATCAATCAAAATATAGAGTTCGTTCCGCATCTATAGAGCATCAAGAGGTTTATGAAGGGTTCGTTCCGGCCACGCCAATATATAATGGTTAGCCGTTCTTACGGAATCATTTTTTCCTTGATTTACTCCAGGGAAAGCCCGGTCAACTGATTTATTTTGTGTTCGGTGGGCCCTTAATGCTTCGGCCACCTGATCCTTGTATTCTGCACATTCAATCACTGCATGTATGGATTCATCAGGGTCCGAATAAGGGGGAGAAGTACGTTTTCCAACCCATGATTCAGGAATTGTAATATAATAGAGATATGGAACGATTGATGCTTCTTTCACCGCTGCCATCGTTGCCTTTTGTATGGCGATATGGTCGGGGTGACCGGAAATGCCATGGGGTGGAAAGGTAATCACAATTTGTGGGTGAAAGTCGTCTATATATTCCTTAATTTCTTGGGCTAAAATTTCTGTAGGAATTTTATCTAGGGTTCCGTCCCGGTGGGCCAATAGACGGATATGATCAATACCCAGAATGTTTGCAGCCTTTTGCAACTCTTTTTCTCTGACATAAGGCAAATCTTCTTTCGTACATATTGATGGATGACCTGTTTGTCCGGCTTCCCCCCTAGTTGCACATAAGAGATGGATTTCCGTATTTGCAATTGATGAATATTTTACGATCGTTCCCCCGGTTGCAAATGATTCATCATCCGGATGGGCAAAAACAAGTAGAATTTTTCTCAATTTTGACATCCTTTCAAATAATTTCTCTCAACCTTTTTTATTATGGCATATTATTTATAAATGATAAAATGAAAAGTGAATCTTGCGAAGGAGTGTTGTTCATGATTACGGTTGGTGTCATTTATGGGGGAGAATCTACTGAAAGGGAAGTATCGAAAAAAACGGGAGAGGGAGTTATTCGCGCTTTGACAGAAAAGGGATATTCTGTCAAACCGATTTTTTTTACGGATAATAAAGACTTAGTACAACAAATGGCGGATTTAAAAGTAGATTTAGTTTATATTGCCCTCCACGGCAAGTATGGAGAAGATGGTAGGGTTCAGGGATTGTTAGATTTATTAAAGATTCCTTATATTGGATCGGGGGTTTTGGCCAGTGCCCTTGCCATGGATAAGCATAAAGCGAAACAGTCGTTTGTTCAGGCAGGTATCCGAACGGCGAAAGAGGTAATCATTAACAAAGATAGCCAATTGTCTATTGAAAAACCTTGGATAAATTTATCCCTCCCCTTGGTGATAAAACCAAATTCAGAGGGATCAACGATTGGAATAACCATTGCGAGAAGTGAGGAAGAAGTTGTTGAAGGAATAGAAACGGCATCCCAATACGATAGTGTGATCATGGTGGAAGAATTTATAGAGGGCATTGAAGTAACGGTTGGTGTAATGGGCAAAGGGAAGGGGATAAAGGCTCTTCCCGTCATTGAGATTGTTCCGAAGAATCCTTTTTATGATTATGAATCGAAATATGCTCCGGGAATGAGCGACCACATTATTCCAGCGAGAATCTCTCAGGAAATGACGGAAAAATGTCAATCATGGGCGGTTTTAGCTCATCAGGTGCTGGGATGTCGGACATTTTCCCGGGTTGATTTTATTGTTCCGAAAGATGGCTCTGATCCTGTTATTCTTGAAGTAAATACTCTTCCTGGCATGACGGAAACCAGTTTGTTTCCTGATGCGGCCAGGGCCATTGGTATGGACTATTCAGATATGATTGATCAGTTGGTAAAGATCACGTTGAATAAATAAAATCATCGAAACGGCGGTGCTTTTATGGGAGAGCAGTTTATTTCTCAAAGTATCTCGTCAAGGGATTTGGAGGAATTTGTAAAGTACTTTGAAGGACAATTAACTGAGGAAGCGGAGCAATACTTAACAAATCGAGGGATAACCAAAGACACTATCCAAGCCTTTCGCATTGGCTTTGAAAAGGCCCATATCGGATTTCAGGCAGGAAAATCAAACATATCAGGGTATTTTATAAATCATTTGATCTTTCCTATAATTGGTCCGAATGGAGAAGTGTTGGACATTATCGGTAGGAATATTCAAGAAGGAAAAGAACCCAAATATAAGGCTTTAATTGGAAGAGAAGATGTTTTGTTTAATATGAAGGCCCTGGCTGGTTCTGATGATATTATTCTTTGCCGCAATATTTTTGATGTCCTTTCTCTGGAACAAGTTCAGTTGCCTGCGGTTTCACTGCCTCAAACGGTTATTTTTAAAGAATCCCATAAAAAATATTTTGTTGGGAAAAGGGTTTTTATATGTTTTTCAAATGACGACATGGGACGAAGAGAAAGCAGAAGAATTGCCCAAGGATTGGATTCAGTGGCAAAGGAAGTATATA encodes the following:
- a CDS encoding genetic competence negative regulator, giving the protein MKVERLSQDKIRFFLTFDDLVERGIEKEDMWRDVPKIHELFNEMMEQAYYELGFEVYGPVAVEVFALPAQGMVVIVTRGKSESVDREEEDELYEMQVTLEESDLIVYRFSDFEDVIQFAKRIEHYPIDGGSLYHYQNGYYLVFDEIDWPEDQLNNVISILSEFGEASNVTTFVLDEYGQCILNENAIAKICNYF
- a CDS encoding D-alanine--D-alanine ligase family protein; this encodes MITVGVIYGGESTEREVSKKTGEGVIRALTEKGYSVKPIFFTDNKDLVQQMADLKVDLVYIALHGKYGEDGRVQGLLDLLKIPYIGSGVLASALAMDKHKAKQSFVQAGIRTAKEVIINKDSQLSIEKPWINLSLPLVIKPNSEGSTIGITIARSEEEVVEGIETASQYDSVIMVEEFIEGIEVTVGVMGKGKGIKALPVIEIVPKNPFYDYESKYAPGMSDHIIPARISQEMTEKCQSWAVLAHQVLGCRTFSRVDFIVPKDGSDPVILEVNTLPGMTETSLFPDAARAIGMDYSDMIDQLVKITLNK
- a CDS encoding PIG-L deacetylase family protein; the encoded protein is MSKLRKILLVFAHPDDESFATGGTIVKYSSIANTEIHLLCATRGEAGQTGHPSICTKEDLPYVREKELQKAANILGIDHIRLLAHRDGTLDKIPTEILAQEIKEYIDDFHPQIVITFPPHGISGHPDHIAIQKATMAAVKEASIVPYLYYITIPESWVGKRTSPPYSDPDESIHAVIECAEYKDQVAEALRAHRTQNKSVDRAFPGVNQGKNDSVRTANHYILAWPERTLHKPLDAL
- a CDS encoding polysaccharide deacetylase family protein; the encoded protein is MTKKFLMILTSILIIVLMISGCGDQTRETAAPESSKVNNTKENDGVSKPIAEPDPVTEKQTPDSEKSEESSEDNPPEDELSADERYYVNPNNFRIYPVDKNNNKKIVLLTFDDAPYGDATLDILNILDKYDAKAIWFINGIYAVRNKPLLEEIANRGHVLGNHTWEHDFLRKMTPEQVRKEIVSVSDLIEEVTGERPKYFRPPFGQNSDISLQVIKEEGMQTMNWSVGSLDWNTPAPAPDEITKQVLSTMHNGGNILFHDKTITAQALDDILKSLSEQGYRFVVPTEVRPE